The following are encoded together in the Pelagicoccus enzymogenes genome:
- a CDS encoding segregation and condensation protein A: MSEENDPRIKLSVFEGPMDLLLFLIRKHEIDIYDIPIELVLDQYLGVINAMKEVSLEVAGDFFVMAATLMEIKSRLLLPKQKRSVSDEDEDEDADIDPRWELVHQLLEYKKFKEAADSLDKLSDRAALLKERDYNSVNKAETPQRPLKPEDKISIWNSYNIVLRRLTEKLVVGEIQDDSVTVVDQMEMLIKKIRTEPVFNFSSLFDGHIGLRTLVTTFIAILELTRLKRLKVEQDEAFCDFVVTGLEGGESLSFEEENELEQPAP; this comes from the coding sequence GTGTCCGAGGAGAACGATCCCAGAATCAAGCTATCCGTATTTGAAGGTCCAATGGACCTTCTGCTCTTTCTCATCCGCAAGCATGAGATCGACATCTACGACATACCTATCGAACTCGTTCTGGACCAGTATCTTGGCGTAATCAATGCCATGAAGGAAGTCAGTCTGGAAGTCGCCGGCGACTTCTTCGTCATGGCCGCCACCCTCATGGAAATCAAAAGCCGATTGCTCCTGCCCAAGCAAAAGCGCAGCGTTTCCGACGAGGACGAGGACGAAGATGCGGACATCGACCCGCGCTGGGAACTCGTGCACCAGCTCCTCGAATACAAGAAGTTCAAGGAAGCCGCCGACTCGCTCGACAAGCTCTCCGACCGAGCCGCATTGCTCAAGGAACGCGACTACAACTCTGTCAACAAGGCCGAAACGCCCCAGCGTCCCCTCAAGCCCGAGGACAAGATCTCCATCTGGAATTCCTACAACATCGTCCTCCGCCGCCTGACCGAAAAACTGGTAGTAGGCGAGATTCAGGACGACTCCGTCACCGTGGTCGACCAGATGGAAATGCTCATCAAGAAGATCCGCACCGAGCCAGTCTTCAACTTCTCGAGTCTCTTCGACGGCCATATCGGTCTGCGGACTCTGGTGACGACCTTCATCGCCATCTTGGAGCTCACCCGCTTGAAGCGCCTCAAAGTTGAGCAGGACGAGGCTTTCTGCGATTTCGTCGTAACCGGGTTGGAAGGCGGAGAGAGCCTCTCTTTCGAGGAAGAAAACGAGCTTGAACAGCCCGCCCCATAG